The genomic interval GATTGTAGAAAGTCTTTAAATGAGtctgttgctttatttaactGTCCGTCCTCATTCAGACAGCAGCAGGTGTGTACTGGCCAGGCCACTCTGGCAACTCCAGTAGTCACGCTCAGCAGCTGTCGAGCCCCCTCCAATAAAAACCGTCTGCATCGTCCAGAGCCAGGTCCGCACACCAGATGACGGGAAAACGAGAAactttttgcaactttttcaaGACGTAGAGGAGAATTCAGGGTGGTAGTCTTACACTTCCCTCCACCCCCCACCAACAAGAGAGGCACTGATGTTCGGAACCTCACGTGGACTGCAGGGGGTCCAACTGGAAGACGTTGTGGTTGGTGGGGGTGGTGAAGTACAGCTGCTGGCTCGGCGGATCCATGCGGTTGTCGCACGGGCTCTTCAGGCCCAGCGTGCGCTCAAAGTCCAGGAGCTGGCCCATGAAGTTGAAGTTGGGGGAGATGTTGGACTTCTTCATCTTGACGATGTCGTAGGCATCATTCATGGACAGGTTGAGCTTCTGCATCAGGTAGGCCACGGTTACGGTCACCGAGCGGCTGATGCCGGCCAAGCAGTGGACCAGGACGCCGCACTTCTGACCCCGAGCTTCATCTGGTTACAGGGGAAAAAGAAGAGGAATTTTAGCCAATGTCCTGTGAACCTTTACTAGAACTTCTactcaaaaccaaacaaaccagCAGTACGATATCTTGAACTGCCCTTGCCTTTGCTATGTCAGTGTACGCAACTGTCGCAATTGTGAGGAATTGCTTGGATGCAAAATTAGATGGGCGACTAAAATCtagattttcttaaaaacttctTACAGTTCAGTGGTTCAAACCGTTGGGTGTTCTACCTTTTCTGGACAATGACGCTGATGATGTACAAAAGCTGTTATCTACCCTTTGAGCCGCACCCAGCACAACGTGTGATAAAGATCCGCACTGTGTTTACAAGCTGGCCCACATCCAAGAATGGAAAAGTTTTTAATCCCCGACTATCTGTCAGCAGCGCCTGTCAACAACTGGGAGTCGCCGGAGAGAAACTGAATCAACGTTTTCCCTTGTTTTGTCCTGGAATAGCCGGCTGGGAAATTGACTATTACAGTCTATTAAAGCATTCTTCCACTCGCCCAGGGTTGGTGTGACAATGGTGCCATTTGAGCGTGTAAATGTAAGAGTCATGAGGGCACCCTGTCAAGGCAAACAGGATGTCAACAGGCCCTGTAAATGGCTCCTTTTGTTATGCGGAGGAAGAAGAGGGATAGGGAGGGGGGGTAGGGTTGATGCCATGTCCTAGATTACTTTCAATGCCACTTCCTTCCTGTTGTGCTCAAATTACCGCCCTCCCTTTGCTCTCCCTCCCCCTCTCCCCTATTCTCCTGTTTCAACGCTGCTCTTTGTACTGCAATTACACAAGCCCCAGGACAACAGATAGGCCAGAACGCCTCCCATTGAAGTCAAATCATTTTGTACACAGTGCATTTTAGCCGTTGCGCCATCAGAGGCACACTCGCACTTCAACACAGTGGATTTAATCTGAGTGTCCCTGCTTGATTGCCTGATAAAGCCACAGTTGAGGACACCTCGTCTAATGTCAGTGGCCCAATATGAGCCTAAGAACCTCCAGAGAGTGATAAGACATATATTAACAGGATTATGCTGCCTTACTGTCAATTTCCACTTCCTCTGATGTGTTTACATCCATTTTGAATAATCAGTAGCTTTTCTTTTGCGTTATTTTCCATGTTGTTGTTTAGCAAATGTGAGAATAGTCTTGTTCCCCCCAGTCTTTATGGCTGGTTAAGTTTGGCTGTTCGTTGTCTTGAAATAAGGGTTGGTTACCGACGACAAGCTTTCCCcaggttttaaaatgtcaacattatgTTGAGTTTAAAGGCCTGTTCAGATGCCATTTTTAGTTGTAGGTTTTTGCAGTAAAACCCTAAAATGCTGATGTGTTTTTACTCACTGTTGGAAGGTCATACCACCCCAACCCATCCCTTGTTAAAGTGATGACTCTTTCAGCCTGCAGTCCTAACAGTTGCTCAAACAAGTGTGCTGAGAGTCAGATGTGGTTGGCCAATCTGATTGACTTCAGCCACTTTTCACACACATTTGGAGATCagtaaatgtcttttctttgccttttgcCATTGAAAAATAACTCCTTGTTGTATAAACAGGATTCAAATAATCTTTCCTGTCTATTCAAATACTTTTGCTCATTGAGAAAGTTGGCTAGTAAATTAGGTAAACGATGTATGAGTTGTTTATTTCACCAGTTGGCAACAGATTACTCTGCAACCTGTTGCCAACATGTTCTTTGGGAGAACCTTTCTGGTAAAACTGAGtggcttttttctttatttgtccCCCTAAAAAGAGCATGTAGGCTACTAGGGGACTTGCACtaaattacatagattttaatgtgttaaGAAATTGTATTCaatttttaactttaagaaaCAATATGATTgcatgttggggaaaaaaaaaaaagagtactGTTGTGTGCACATTGTACAAAAACAAGTTAGCCTATCGCTGTAAATAGACAAGCCTGAAATAGCAACTCAATGCGAAACATGTGAAGTCCGatgctaatgtcagcatccagttcacatttttaaatttttttttcccccaaagaaGTTACTTGAATATAAAGGATTCCTGAAACACCTGAAAgctaaatggaaataatttcacTTTGCACCAATAtgatgggtttttaaaaaaatcctaaataacAGACTGAAAACAGTCTGTTATTTAGGATATTTAAATAAGTCTGTTATTTAGAcgataaatatcaataaatatctttgttgttgagctcttatgactattcaataatttagcagcaaaaaatgttttttgatttgaaaaaaggttgattatttttttcagtatgtAGTTTTCCATTCAATTCGATTAATTGGGATTTATTACATACCCTGCGATATATATACTCGATTGAAACTGTTTAACCGAGccccaccaccagcagcagcagcatgtgaACGAGCCAGATGTCCGCCGGGATTAACCTACCGATGAAGCTGATGGCCTCCGGGAAGAACTGCGAGAGGTTCTGGCTCCAGTGGTCGGAGATGGGGATCTGCTTGTACTTAAACTCCCCGGCGTTCTCGAACAGATTGGGCAGGTTGGGCGTCACGTTGAGGATGTACTTGATGCCGTACTCCTCCAGCACGTCCAGGTTCGTGGAGTCCTTGGCGCAGCCCAGGTAGAGGTGCGGCAGGATCTCCACGGGGAAGGAGGGCTGCGGGTTGGACAGCGGGCTGCCGTCCGAGTCCGTGGCGCTGCTCGGGTCGAAGTCCGACTCGATGTCGGAGGAGTCCGAGCTGATGCGCAGGCCGCCGAGGCCCAGGACCTGGGCCGTGGTgggagagctgctgctgctgctgctggaggaggaggaggaggagccgTCCAGGTTGGTTTCGCACAGGGCTGGAAACTCTGCCTGGAATTTACTGAACCCGCCTGGAGAAACGAGGGGAAAATGAATCCCAATGAACACCAGCTTCAAGTATtcatatttgcatgttttgcaaaaaaaaaaaaaaaaaaacatgcacaaaaattTACACGCATTGAAAAACTTACAGTTTCCCCGTGTTTACACAAACAAATCAGcacaactgtgtgtgtgtgcgtgagtaTGTGTGTGGAAATGTGAATGAAGCTCAACTCACCCTCCAGGTAGAAGGCCTTGTACCCCTCGTCCTTCATCTTCCTCAGCAGCAGCCCCAACACAGACCCCCCGTCCACGTTCTCGTTCCACTCCCGGCTGTACTCGTCGTACAGCACGATGGTGTCCGTCTTGCAGCGGCGCACTAAGCTCTCTCGGTCCTCCCCGTCGGAGAGCAGCGAGCGCACGGGCAGGTTGCCCTTCTTGAGCCGGCGCAGCATCAGGCTCGGGATGGCCACGTTGATCGCCGTCTCGACGTGCGACGACTCGTACAGCTCCTGCGCCCGGCAGTCCATCACCAGCAGGCCGTCCCTGCGCGTCTCCAGCTGCTCCCGGAGCCAGCCCACCGTCTTGCTGATCGCCATAACCGAGTCGAGCTGGATGACGGGTTTCAGCTTGTCGAGCATTTATAAGCAGGAGTGCGAAACGCCGGGTTTGAAGGAGGGAAATAAGAGGGAAGTttagtggtaaaaaaaaaagaagaattttttttggtCCAAACCGCTGTTCAATGGAATAAATTCAtgtgatctaaaaaaaaaaaaaaaagtttaaaagaataataatattcTCTCCACGCAGATATCCCTCTTGTGGAAAACGATCTTTCCTCACTGCGCGTTGCCTTCAGTGGCGCTTCATTCATGCATCAGCCTGGAGAGCCCGAGTTATTTCTCAATGAGTCACAGCCGCCCTGCAGCGAGTCGGACGCTTCCTCTGCGCTTATATAACTCCACCGTCGCGGGGCGCAGCAGCTTCCCCACCCGCCGTCTTTATTTGCAGAGATTCAGTGTGAAACTGCGGTTGATGTGGAGAGAGCTGCGAGCTTACGGTCAGCTCCAAGTCGACTGGCGGATGCGGCTCGTTTCCCCTCACTTCCTTTCTCCTCCGCAGCTCGGTGTGAATCGACGCCGCTCTGGCTGAGcgagctctctctctctccgggCTGCTGAATGGCTGCACACACGGAGCGTCCTCATTGGATACGCTGCGCCGGCCGACCAATCGGAGGAGTGCTCAGCGGCGGTCGCCTTAGAAACGGGGGGCCGAATGGAGCGGCCCGTTGTTGATGAATTGTTAATGAGTTTGTCATTCACAAAAACGGAGAGGAATTTCGGCTCCGGATGGAGGCGAgtacaaacaaacagcagaactacaggAAGGGGGGGGGAGAGGAGAGAGACTACAAAGTAGTGCGGTCATTATAGTGGTAATGCAGGGCTACAGCCTTACCCCGAcgaatcagatttttttttcagggctAACCAGACCAgtactacataaataaataaataaataaatttaaatactttttttttttttttttttttttttacaattttcactttctgtttcattgcagccatttgctaaaataaaaacagttcatATTATTTCTTGTGCATGTACACTATCTTGACAGAAACAAACCccagaaatgtagaaatttttttccaatgtttattataaaagaaaaaccgAAATATCACAGACCCCTCCCCAAGTTGCTACAGCTTTACAGATTGcagctttgtgttgctgctgtgCGCCGTTTCTGTTGCCTGTCTGGGACAAGAACGGGTTTAAAAACGAAACATCAATCAGATTTTCAGCAAGTGAGACCAGCTCTATAAAAGCTTGACCATTGGGGCAGATTGTTTGCTCATAATGGCGAGGTTTCggaaagagcagaagcttcttaaagagacagaggcccaatgttgtttaagtcatatttgatatatacagcagtttttaacaaacgaaattaacacaaaacatatACTTCATTACTATCAAGAAACTATGTTAACTTGGAAAATACATACACTGCTCCTTTAAGGAAATCTGTCCAACAGCTGAGCCACGACTCAAGCAGTACAATTATctcaaaaacagcagaaaattcCCAACAAAATGGCTGAGAAAGAATCAAGATGCATTGAAACGCCATAGAGGACTTCAGACCTGTCCAAAAATGAACAGCCCAAATCTCAATGAACTGAAACAATGTTAGAAagagttggcaaaaaaaaattaccatgaCGATGTGAGAGACTGACAAATCCACATACACAAACCCAAAAAGATCAATTCAAGTAAGTGGCATGCTGCCAAAGGCGGCACAATCGATAGGTGCACtaaccattttttcccccattttacatacatatttctattttagcTTTGTATGGCCACACTCACCATTTTAGTGAGAGtggaaaatgaagcaaacaaacagtttagggacaaaataaagaatgaagaaaagcattcaCCTGGACTGTCAGGCTTTTCAGtgacagcaacaaaaacaaaaaaaaaaagttggacaAAATATGAACTAAGAGGCCAATTCTAAATGTTAAAAGTGTCAAACCAGCTCCACCGTATCCAGACACATTCAACAGCTTCTGAACTGAGGCGGGACTGCTGTGTCGTGCAACCGGGCTGGAGGCCTAGCCGTTCGTTAGCACATGAAGTGTGCAGCGGCTCCAGAGTTAACATTGGCCTTTGGGCCCCCCTCTGGTCGCCCCCACCTCCTCCGTCTCCTCAGGCATGACAGAAGTCGCTCTGAATGAAACCAAGCTGCTTCTATTCACCTTCAAATGAATTCTGGTCTCTTTCAGACCCCCATGGCTCCCGCTCCGCTTTTCACTCTCATCACTACCTTCTCCCTCCTCCCTGCCACTCACCCTATTCTTCTGCGTCTGCCCGTCTTGTTTTGCCCTCTGCCCCCTCTTTCTCGTCCTCTTTCATCCTTTGTTTCTCATCCCCACACCCTCACCACCCTCTGTCCTCTGGGCCTCTGCTAAGAAATCTGGTGCCTGAAAATTCACCATAGAAGTCTGATGAGAAGTCTGATGCTGTCCAAATAAAACACCCGCCATGTTGCATAGATCACTAGCTGCGTTCACCTTAAGCcataaaactgcacaaattgaaaaaagccaattttgaaaaatctaGTTTTTTGCACTAGGATGAGGTGT from Xiphophorus maculatus strain JP 163 A chromosome 2, X_maculatus-5.0-male, whole genome shotgun sequence carries:
- the dusp6 gene encoding dual specificity protein phosphatase 6, which produces MLDKLKPVIQLDSVMAISKTVGWLREQLETRRDGLLVMDCRAQELYESSHVETAINVAIPSLMLRRLKKGNLPVRSLLSDGEDRESLVRRCKTDTIVLYDEYSREWNENVDGGSVLGLLLRKMKDEGYKAFYLEGGFSKFQAEFPALCETNLDGSSSSSSSSSSSSSPTTAQVLGLGGLRISSDSSDIESDFDPSSATDSDGSPLSNPQPSFPVEILPHLYLGCAKDSTNLDVLEEYGIKYILNVTPNLPNLFENAGEFKYKQIPISDHWSQNLSQFFPEAISFIDEARGQKCGVLVHCLAGISRSVTVTVAYLMQKLNLSMNDAYDIVKMKKSNISPNFNFMGQLLDFERTLGLKSPCDNRMDPPSQQLYFTTPTNHNVFQLDPLQST